One segment of Nostoc piscinale CENA21 DNA contains the following:
- a CDS encoding alpha/beta hydrolase has protein sequence MPRSQLRNLLIGELSWKRLVRSLLFIYGFFAFYVFLRADSMIFLPQPATYQDNTSILKVPVTDKQKISAVYLPNPKAEYTILYIHGNAEDIGDVQPLLERLHQWGFSIFAYDYRGFGTSDGKPGESNAYQDAEAAYIYLTQQLKVPGKKIIVYGRSVGGGSAVDLATRHSVAGLILESTFTSAFRVVVPFPLLPFDKFSNLKKLPQVNCPVLVMHGQADQTIPVQHGYTLYSAAPDPKMSLWVDGAGHDDFTWVANEQHQKTLVAFQQLIENRNVK, from the coding sequence ATGCCGCGATCGCAACTTAGAAATCTGCTGATTGGTGAACTCAGTTGGAAACGGCTAGTTCGCTCGTTATTGTTTATTTACGGCTTTTTCGCATTTTATGTCTTTTTGAGAGCAGATAGCATGATTTTTCTGCCCCAGCCTGCTACTTATCAAGACAATACCAGTATTTTGAAAGTACCTGTTACTGACAAACAGAAGATTTCGGCTGTGTATCTACCTAATCCCAAAGCAGAGTATACAATCCTCTACATCCACGGTAATGCTGAAGATATTGGTGATGTTCAGCCATTGTTAGAACGTTTACATCAATGGGGATTTAGCATTTTTGCCTATGACTATCGTGGTTTTGGTACAAGCGATGGCAAACCTGGAGAATCAAATGCTTACCAAGACGCTGAAGCAGCATACATATATCTCACACAGCAGCTAAAAGTTCCAGGGAAGAAAATTATTGTCTATGGACGTTCTGTTGGCGGAGGATCAGCCGTTGATTTAGCAACTCGTCATTCTGTTGCTGGTTTGATTTTGGAAAGTACATTTACATCTGCTTTTCGAGTTGTTGTACCTTTTCCTTTACTTCCGTTTGATAAGTTTTCCAACCTGAAAAAACTTCCGCAGGTTAACTGTCCAGTCTTAGTAATGCACGGTCAAGCAGACCAAACTATCCCTGTCCAACATGGATATACACTATACTCAGCCGCACCTGATCCTAAGATGTCATTGTGGGTAGATGGTGCAGGTCATGATGATTTTACATGGGTTGCCAACGAACAACATCAAAAAACCTTAGTCGCGTTTCAGCAACTAATTGAGAATCGTAATGTTAAATGA
- a CDS encoding chemotaxis protein CheW → MLLFKVGNERYAIASSEVVEVIPLIVLKNLPHTPEYLAGVFNYRGFIVPVVDLCQLMLGKSCGNNWSTRIILVNYCSGNHTQHILGLMAEQVVETLHKSQTEFIDAHIQIHTAPYLDKMIVDERGMIYCLDIKYLLSETEQINSLSENLLNTAI, encoded by the coding sequence ATGTTACTGTTTAAGGTTGGCAATGAACGTTATGCGATCGCTTCTTCAGAGGTTGTGGAAGTTATACCGCTGATTGTCCTCAAAAATTTGCCACACACACCAGAATATCTAGCTGGTGTCTTTAACTACCGTGGTTTTATTGTACCAGTCGTTGATCTATGTCAATTGATGCTGGGTAAAAGCTGTGGTAATAATTGGAGTACGCGAATTATATTAGTTAACTATTGTTCGGGCAATCATACTCAACATATTTTGGGTTTGATGGCAGAACAAGTAGTCGAAACATTGCACAAATCTCAAACTGAATTTATTGATGCTCATATTCAGATACATACAGCACCATATTTGGACAAAATGATTGTAGATGAACGCGGGATGATTTATTGCCTTGATATTAAATACTTGTTATCAGAAACAGAGCAAATAAATTCCTTATCGGAAAATCTTTTAAACACAGCTATTTAG
- a CDS encoding CheR family methyltransferase, with protein MVQSVIEALLRSKIGLDVNSIGSGAIASAIYQRMADCGISEMSSYLEYLQDSPQEWEALIENVIIPETWFFREPESFALLKNYVLSEWLPKKPQGVLRVLSVPCATGEEPYSIAIALLEAGLTSTQFQIDAVDISKQCLLKAQTAIYDKHSFRGSYNNFASQVHYFQLIDSKYYLQPAIKKLVRFINSNLADANFSVNQQNYDIVFCRNLLIYFDSTTRERTIHILENLLAKEGLLFVASAEAALIMKTQLAAIRQSSTIAYQKLSNYQNFITDKSINFSQLPTQKSFELTTNKKVEISPFQQLNVNYSNSNLLDLAKTAANQGRLEDAIQLCNDYLNQNQINAEAYVLLGEVQQAMGQNEQAGESFRKAIYLQPNHEAALTHLALLKEQQGDKTSADLLWQRIYRLQHEKSTNQ; from the coding sequence ATGGTGCAATCTGTCATTGAGGCTTTACTGAGAAGCAAAATTGGTTTAGATGTGAACTCAATTGGTTCTGGTGCGATCGCAAGTGCGATTTATCAAAGAATGGCAGATTGTGGCATATCAGAAATGTCTAGCTATTTGGAATATTTACAAGATTCTCCTCAAGAATGGGAAGCACTAATTGAGAATGTGATTATTCCAGAAACTTGGTTTTTTCGTGAGCCGGAATCATTTGCGCTGCTCAAAAACTATGTATTATCAGAATGGTTGCCCAAAAAACCGCAAGGTGTGTTGCGGGTTTTGAGTGTACCTTGCGCCACTGGTGAAGAACCATATTCGATTGCGATCGCATTATTAGAAGCTGGGTTAACATCGACTCAATTTCAAATTGATGCTGTAGATATTAGCAAACAATGTTTATTAAAAGCCCAGACAGCAATTTATGATAAACACTCGTTTCGTGGTAGTTATAATAATTTTGCTTCGCAAGTACATTATTTTCAATTAATCGATTCTAAATATTATTTGCAACCAGCAATCAAAAAATTAGTAAGGTTTATCAATAGCAATCTGGCTGATGCTAATTTTAGTGTTAATCAACAAAATTATGATATAGTTTTTTGTCGCAACTTATTAATCTATTTTGACAGCACAACTAGAGAACGAACTATTCACATTCTTGAAAATTTACTTGCTAAAGAAGGTTTATTATTTGTTGCATCTGCCGAAGCAGCATTAATCATGAAGACTCAATTAGCTGCTATACGTCAATCTTCAACTATTGCTTATCAAAAATTGAGTAACTACCAAAATTTTATAACTGATAAATCAATTAATTTTTCTCAATTACCAACACAAAAATCATTTGAACTGACTACCAACAAAAAGGTAGAAATTTCGCCGTTCCAACAGCTAAATGTAAACTATTCTAACAGTAATTTATTAGATTTAGCTAAAACTGCGGCTAATCAAGGTCGCTTAGAAGATGCAATTCAACTATGCAATGACTACCTCAACCAAAATCAAATTAATGCAGAAGCTTATGTTCTGCTGGGTGAGGTACAGCAAGCAATGGGACAAAATGAACAAGCTGGAGAATCTTTTCGTAAAGCCATTTATCTGCAACCTAATCACGAAGCAGCATTGACTCATTTAGCCTTACTCAAAGAACAGCAGGGAGATAAAACCAGTGCTGATTTACTTTGGCAACGCATCTACAGATTACAGCATGAGAAATCCACGAATCAATAA
- a CDS encoding hybrid sensor histidine kinase/response regulator, whose protein sequence is MNEDADLSQLSLFDLFKMEVTTQVVVLNNCLLALETNPDPKSELAALMRAAHCIKGAARIVQLEPAVTLAHVMEDCFSAAQVGKVNLTADDIDVLLQGVDMLQNIATNAELQPGNQPQIQSLVNAIANISTAVNIPALDILQPPPARESRQPEALVSPQNQTVRVSTDNLRRLMGLAGETIVSSKWLESFTESFVQVRTNQIELSKLIVKLQELVSDRPLDKHIQEHLSTVNQKTSECTRLISDRQTELESFSQRSGNLAHRLYRELITTRMCPFTDGWQGFPRMVRDLARQLGKRVNLEIQGQHTLVDRDILERLEACLTQILRNAVDHGIESPSERVAQSKPEAGTIAIEVVHRAGMLFITIADDGRGIDLEFLRQEVVKKQLVNADMAMQLTEAELMEFLLLPGFSTTQTITEISGRGVGLDIVHNTVREVGGTVRAVSQPGTGMSFYLQLPLTLSIVRTLLVEIAEEPYAFGLTRIDQVLMLSPSEIAMSENRPFFWLNHQPVELISARQIFELPLPAANPDSLAVVVISDRLHHYGLVVDRFIGEYTLVVRPLDPRLGKIPNISAAALMDNGSPVLIIDVEDLVRSMTKVVASGQLSQVNQSTQQTLSKTHKRILVVDDSITVREMERKLLENHNYQVDVAVNGMDGWNALRDGNYDLVITDIDMPRMNGFELTSHIKTHPQLKNIPVIIVSYKDRQEDRIQGLEAGADYYLTKSSFHDDTLLQAVIDLIGQG, encoded by the coding sequence ATGAACGAAGACGCTGACCTCAGTCAGTTATCGTTATTTGATTTGTTCAAAATGGAAGTCACAACTCAAGTTGTGGTGCTGAACAATTGTTTACTGGCGCTGGAAACCAATCCTGACCCCAAATCAGAATTAGCGGCTTTAATGCGGGCTGCCCATTGTATTAAAGGTGCAGCGAGAATTGTCCAACTTGAACCTGCCGTCACCTTAGCCCATGTGATGGAAGATTGTTTTAGTGCGGCACAAGTTGGCAAAGTGAATTTAACGGCAGATGATATTGATGTGTTGTTGCAAGGGGTAGATATGCTGCAAAACATCGCCACTAATGCCGAATTACAACCAGGAAATCAGCCGCAAATTCAATCTTTAGTAAATGCGATCGCGAATATTTCCACAGCTGTGAATATCCCAGCCCTAGATATTTTACAGCCCCCACCCGCAAGGGAATCTCGTCAACCAGAAGCCTTAGTCAGTCCCCAAAACCAAACCGTGCGGGTGAGTACAGATAATCTCCGTCGCTTGATGGGATTAGCCGGGGAAACCATCGTTAGCAGTAAATGGTTAGAGTCATTTACCGAATCATTTGTCCAAGTCAGAACCAATCAAATCGAGTTATCGAAATTAATAGTTAAATTACAAGAATTAGTTAGCGATCGCCCCCTAGATAAACACATTCAAGAACATTTAAGTACAGTAAATCAAAAAACCAGCGAATGTACACGCTTAATTAGCGATCGGCAAACCGAGTTAGAATCTTTTTCCCAGCGTTCAGGAAACCTTGCCCATCGTTTGTATCGAGAACTAATTACTACCCGGATGTGTCCCTTTACTGATGGCTGGCAAGGGTTTCCGCGTATGGTACGTGACCTAGCCAGACAGTTGGGGAAGCGCGTGAACCTAGAAATTCAGGGACAGCATACTTTGGTAGATCGGGATATTTTGGAACGATTAGAAGCTTGCTTAACGCAAATTCTCCGCAATGCTGTTGATCACGGCATAGAATCTCCCTCAGAACGGGTAGCTCAAAGTAAACCAGAAGCAGGCACAATTGCCATTGAAGTTGTTCATCGGGCGGGGATGTTATTTATCACCATCGCTGATGATGGCCGGGGAATTGATCTGGAGTTTTTGCGTCAAGAAGTTGTCAAAAAACAACTGGTAAACGCAGATATGGCTATGCAATTAACAGAAGCAGAGTTAATGGAGTTTTTGCTATTACCAGGATTTTCCACCACACAAACTATTACCGAAATTTCTGGTCGGGGTGTGGGTTTAGATATTGTCCATAATACAGTGCGGGAAGTCGGCGGCACCGTCAGGGCAGTTTCTCAACCAGGAACAGGGATGAGTTTCTACTTGCAGTTACCTCTAACTCTATCTATTGTGCGTACCTTATTAGTGGAAATTGCAGAGGAACCTTACGCCTTTGGGTTAACCCGAATTGACCAAGTTTTGATGTTGTCGCCATCAGAAATTGCCATGTCGGAAAATCGCCCGTTTTTCTGGCTGAATCATCAACCTGTAGAATTGATTTCCGCAAGGCAAATTTTTGAGTTACCCTTACCTGCGGCGAATCCAGACTCATTAGCAGTGGTGGTGATTAGCGATCGCCTTCATCATTATGGATTAGTTGTTGACCGCTTTATTGGTGAATACACTTTAGTTGTCCGACCTTTAGATCCCAGACTGGGGAAAATTCCCAACATTAGCGCCGCCGCCCTGATGGATAATGGGTCTCCGGTATTGATTATCGATGTCGAAGATTTAGTTCGTTCTATGACCAAGGTGGTTGCTAGTGGTCAACTGAGTCAGGTGAATCAATCAACACAGCAAACATTGAGCAAAACTCATAAGCGTATATTAGTTGTAGATGATTCAATTACTGTCCGAGAAATGGAACGCAAGCTTTTAGAAAATCACAATTACCAAGTTGATGTCGCTGTCAATGGGATGGATGGTTGGAATGCCCTGCGCGATGGTAATTATGATTTAGTGATTACAGATATTGATATGCCCAGGATGAATGGTTTTGAACTCACCAGCCACATCAAAACCCATCCCCAACTAAAAAATATACCTGTAATTATTGTTTCTTACAAAGACCGCCAAGAAGACCGTATTCAAGGCTTAGAAGCAGGTGCAGACTATTATCTCACCAAAAGCAGCTTTCATGATGACACTTTATTACAAGCCGTAATTGACTTAATTGGTCAGGGTTAA
- a CDS encoding chemotaxis protein CheB, with protein MPKLLPPLIVIGASTGGPQALVKILAQFPQNFAAAIVIVQHLDAQFASGFAAWLNEQILLPVEIATTGSRPQPGKIFFGWDKSSFGDDEEPEF; from the coding sequence TTGCCAAAATTATTACCACCGCTCATTGTCATTGGTGCTTCCACTGGTGGCCCCCAAGCATTGGTGAAGATTCTGGCGCAATTTCCCCAGAATTTTGCAGCTGCTATTGTGATTGTGCAGCATTTAGATGCTCAGTTTGCTTCAGGTTTTGCAGCTTGGTTAAATGAACAAATTCTCTTACCTGTGGAAATAGCAACTACAGGTTCTAGACCACAACCAGGAAAAATTTTTTTTGGCTGGGACAAATCATCATTTGGTGATGACGAAGAACCTGAGTTTTGA
- a CDS encoding response regulator, with product MRIAIVNDMRMMVEALRRMLATIPEYDLAWVAYDGAEAVNKCAVDTPDLILMDILMPCMDGVEATRRIMSQSPCAIIIVTASINRYAAKVLEAMSYGALDAINTPVEGSTGLLKKKFVPSLN from the coding sequence ATGAGAATTGCCATTGTCAACGATATGCGGATGATGGTGGAAGCACTGCGGCGAATGTTAGCCACAATCCCAGAGTATGATTTGGCTTGGGTGGCTTACGATGGTGCAGAAGCAGTGAACAAATGTGCAGTTGATACCCCTGACTTAATTTTGATGGATATTCTGATGCCTTGTATGGATGGAGTGGAAGCCACAAGGCGAATTATGAGTCAGTCACCCTGTGCAATTATTATTGTCACCGCTAGTATTAATCGCTATGCAGCTAAAGTCTTGGAAGCAATGAGCTATGGTGCTTTAGATGCTATCAATACACCTGTTGAGGGTAGCACAGGGCTGTTAAAAAAAAAATTCGTACCATCGCTAAATTAA
- a CDS encoding chemotaxis protein CheW: MTTQVESCWNVIGIEGDRTCAELSTHIHCRNCPVYSAAGRCLLERPTPEKYRHEWTKFIAESPAQKKPNLPTYAVRTSETLTVVIFRLHQEWLALPAQVFKETTPPSVIHTLPHRQNQVLRGLINIRGELLLCVSLSHLLNIEPSELPSSSLSPVSHSRMAVIEKAGNAWVFPVDEIYGVHRFHRRELRDVLRNVTQTTQTYTKGLFSWQPLNLPTVRTVSYLDDELLFTSLARKAQ; the protein is encoded by the coding sequence ATGACCACTCAAGTAGAAAGTTGTTGGAATGTAATTGGCATTGAGGGCGATCGCACTTGTGCGGAATTATCTACACATATCCATTGTCGCAATTGTCCGGTTTATTCGGCGGCTGGTCGCTGTTTACTAGAACGCCCAACACCAGAAAAATATCGTCATGAGTGGACAAAATTCATTGCGGAATCTCCCGCACAGAAAAAACCAAATCTACCTACCTACGCTGTGCGAACCAGCGAAACTTTAACAGTCGTAATTTTTCGGTTGCATCAAGAATGGTTGGCGCTACCAGCACAGGTGTTTAAAGAAACCACGCCTCCGAGTGTGATTCATACCCTACCCCATCGCCAAAACCAAGTCTTAAGAGGATTAATTAACATTCGGGGTGAATTACTTTTATGTGTTTCCTTAAGCCATTTGTTAAATATTGAACCAAGTGAACTACCGTCATCAAGTTTGAGTCCTGTATCCCATTCCCGAATGGCAGTCATCGAAAAAGCTGGTAATGCTTGGGTATTTCCGGTGGATGAAATATATGGTGTCCACAGATTTCATCGGCGAGAATTGCGTGATGTTTTACGCAATGTCACTCAAACTACCCAAACTTATACTAAAGGTTTATTTTCCTGGCAACCTCTGAATCTGCCAACAGTGCGTACTGTCAGTTATTTGGATGATGAATTATTATTTACCAGTTTGGCGAGGAAGGCACAGTAA
- a CDS encoding methyl-accepting chemotaxis protein — MPRGIKINHFVTGGCAVIVSLTGIASYISNSNTNSLIESNNWVNQTYAIKAQLKELEKLLLDAETGQRGFIITREERYLEPYKLAQVKLKDTFSQIRSKILENSRQIQTLGEIEKLSQVKMAELETTINLKRIGQEKELLALILSNKGKKLMDEIRSKMNEMLAVEDQSLIERQKQANQIQSVAVLVNWGTFCGIVIVTIAVCLGIILIPSRELARALQTAFHLADRVAAGDFTSNVEITANDEINKLMAALQRMKQKLSTLIRQVQGSGIQVTTSATQIAAAGKQLETTISEQVASTNQVTATAKEIAATSKELAHTMEQVVTMSQATTTAANISQIDLQRMETSMRQLAEATNTIATRLGIISEKANNINNIVLTITKVADQTNLLSLNAAIEAEKAGEYGLGFAVVAREIRRLADQTAVATLDIEQMVKQMQSSVSTGVMEMDKFAAEVGRSVADVSHISSQIGQIIQQVQDLNPHFAAVNQGMEMQSLGAQQISDAMVQLSSTSVQTADSLREINQALAQLNQVARGLRQEVSVFKVKSDDFSSLTPVDVAA; from the coding sequence ATGCCGCGAGGTATAAAAATCAATCATTTTGTTACAGGTGGATGTGCGGTTATTGTTAGTTTAACAGGGATTGCCAGCTATATTTCTAACTCAAATACTAATTCTCTTATAGAATCTAATAATTGGGTGAATCAGACTTATGCTATCAAAGCTCAGTTAAAAGAATTGGAAAAATTATTACTTGATGCCGAAACAGGTCAAAGGGGCTTTATTATTACTAGAGAAGAAAGATATCTAGAACCCTATAAATTAGCTCAAGTCAAATTAAAAGATACTTTTAGTCAAATTAGAAGCAAGATTTTAGAGAATTCCAGACAAATTCAAACACTTGGTGAAATTGAAAAATTAAGCCAAGTCAAAATGGCTGAATTAGAAACAACTATTAATCTGAAGCGAATTGGACAGGAAAAAGAATTATTAGCTCTGATTTTATCCAATAAAGGTAAAAAATTGATGGATGAAATCAGATCCAAAATGAATGAGATGTTAGCAGTGGAAGACCAAAGTTTAATAGAAAGACAAAAGCAAGCTAATCAAATTCAAAGTGTTGCTGTCTTAGTAAACTGGGGAACTTTTTGCGGGATTGTGATTGTGACTATTGCTGTGTGTTTAGGAATTATTTTAATTCCTAGTCGAGAGTTGGCGCGGGCTTTGCAAACGGCTTTTCATTTAGCAGACCGAGTGGCGGCAGGAGATTTTACAAGTAATGTAGAAATCACTGCCAATGATGAGATTAATAAGTTAATGGCAGCACTCCAAAGAATGAAACAGAAATTGAGTACCTTGATTCGCCAAGTCCAAGGTTCAGGTATTCAAGTCACAACTTCCGCCACACAAATAGCCGCAGCTGGCAAACAATTGGAAACGACAATTTCTGAACAAGTAGCATCAACAAACCAAGTTACAGCCACAGCCAAAGAAATCGCCGCCACCTCAAAAGAACTAGCGCATACAATGGAACAAGTGGTGACAATGTCGCAAGCAACAACCACAGCAGCTAACATCAGTCAAATAGACTTGCAGCGAATGGAAACAAGTATGCGTCAGTTAGCAGAAGCGACAAACACCATTGCCACGAGACTAGGAATTATTAGCGAAAAAGCTAACAACATTAATAATATTGTCTTAACAATTACCAAAGTCGCTGACCAAACCAACTTGCTCTCGTTAAACGCCGCCATTGAAGCGGAAAAAGCCGGAGAATATGGTTTAGGGTTTGCGGTAGTTGCCAGAGAAATTCGCCGATTAGCAGACCAAACCGCAGTCGCCACTTTAGATATTGAACAAATGGTCAAACAAATGCAATCTTCTGTATCAACAGGGGTGATGGAAATGGATAAATTTGCTGCGGAAGTCGGACGGAGTGTGGCAGATGTTAGCCATATTAGTAGCCAGATTGGGCAAATTATCCAGCAGGTGCAAGACTTAAACCCCCATTTTGCGGCAGTGAATCAAGGAATGGAAATGCAGTCATTAGGAGCGCAACAAATTAGTGATGCAATGGTGCAGTTAAGTAGTACCTCAGTGCAAACTGCCGATTCTCTGCGGGAAATTAATCAGGCGCTCGCCCAACTCAATCAAGTCGCCCGTGGTTTACGTCAAGAAGTTTCTGTGTTTAAAGTCAAAAGTGATGATTTTTCATCCTTAACTCCAGTTGATGTAGCAGCTTAA
- a CDS encoding methyl-accepting chemotaxis protein, whose amino-acid sequence MLDNWKLKDRTLLGFAIPTILIFVFSVIVYATSNQTRIIYKQVGMSNEALIGTNNMALSMANMNLAIRRYLYNPKKYQDALERYDFFYKRFQDGLNIASKVAEDKLQEQRLKIMQNMFNEFDMLVKNTIATPNFENNKLLIEQYLEKSGDMSYEFRQIHEQFASHQREIMQNRIEGTKAMLNLMSLLAVLVTLLTIAIAFFVTSVISRSLGSRVSTVVDVADQISAGNLTLSLPESELKSKDEIGQIMASFQKMLQKLSTLIHQVQSSGIQVTTSATLVGAAGTQLETTLTEQVASTNQVTATAKEIAATSKELAHTMEQVVTMSQATTTAANISQIDLQRMETSMRQLAEATNTIATRLGIISEKANNINNIVLTITKVADQTNLLSLNAAIEAEKAGEYGLGFAVVAREIRRLADQTAVATLDIEQMVKQMQSSVSTGVMEMDKFAAEVGRSVADVSHISSQIGQIIQQVQDLNPRFAAVNQGMEMQSLGAQQISDAMVQLSSTSIQTADSLREINQALAQLNQVARGLRQEVSVFKVNNNAVAPTLS is encoded by the coding sequence ATGCTAGATAATTGGAAGCTTAAAGATAGAACTTTGTTGGGATTTGCTATCCCGACAATTTTAATATTCGTTTTTAGTGTGATAGTTTACGCAACTAGTAATCAAACCAGAATTATTTATAAACAAGTGGGAATGTCAAACGAAGCCCTTATCGGGACAAATAATATGGCTTTAAGTATGGCAAACATGAATCTGGCCATTCGGCGGTATTTATATAATCCTAAAAAGTATCAAGATGCGCTGGAAAGATATGATTTTTTTTATAAACGGTTTCAAGATGGATTGAATATTGCCTCTAAGGTTGCTGAAGATAAATTGCAGGAACAAAGATTAAAAATAATGCAAAATATGTTCAATGAATTTGACATGTTGGTTAAAAATACAATCGCAACACCAAATTTTGAGAACAATAAATTGTTAATTGAACAATATCTCGAAAAATCTGGGGATATGAGCTATGAATTTCGCCAAATTCATGAGCAGTTTGCCAGTCACCAAAGAGAAATTATGCAAAACCGGATTGAAGGGACAAAAGCAATGCTCAACTTGATGAGTTTATTAGCGGTGTTAGTAACACTGTTAACTATAGCGATCGCATTTTTTGTCACTTCCGTCATTTCTAGGTCTTTGGGTAGCCGAGTCTCTACGGTTGTAGATGTCGCCGATCAGATTTCTGCTGGTAATTTAACTTTATCTTTGCCTGAGAGCGAATTGAAGAGCAAAGATGAAATTGGTCAAATTATGGCATCTTTTCAGAAGATGTTGCAAAAGTTGAGTACCTTGATTCATCAAGTCCAAAGTTCAGGTATTCAAGTCACAACTTCCGCTACCCTGGTAGGCGCTGCGGGTACACAATTAGAAACAACACTCACAGAACAAGTAGCATCAACAAACCAAGTTACAGCCACAGCCAAAGAAATCGCCGCCACCTCAAAAGAACTAGCGCATACAATGGAACAAGTGGTGACAATGTCGCAAGCGACAACCACAGCAGCTAACATCAGTCAAATAGACTTGCAGCGAATGGAAACAAGTATGCGTCAGTTAGCAGAAGCGACAAACACCATTGCCACGAGACTAGGAATTATTAGCGAAAAAGCTAACAACATTAATAATATTGTCTTAACAATTACCAAAGTCGCTGACCAAACCAACTTGCTCTCGTTAAACGCCGCCATTGAAGCGGAAAAAGCCGGAGAATATGGTTTAGGGTTTGCGGTAGTTGCCAGAGAAATTCGCCGATTAGCAGACCAAACCGCAGTCGCCACTTTAGATATTGAACAAATGGTCAAACAAATGCAATCTTCTGTATCAACAGGGGTGATGGAAATGGACAAATTTGCTGCGGAAGTCGGACGGAGTGTGGCAGATGTTAGCCATATTAGTAGCCAGATTGGGCAAATTATTCAGCAGGTGCAAGACTTAAACCCACGTTTTGCGGCGGTGAATCAGGGAATGGAAATGCAGTCATTAGGAGCGCAACAAATTAGTGATGCAATGGTGCAGTTAAGCAGTACCTCAATCCAAACTGCCGATTCTCTGCGGGAAATTAATCAGGCGCTTGCCCAACTCAATCAAGTCGCTCGTGGTTTACGTCAAGAAGTTTCTGTGTTTAAAGTTAACAACAATGCTGTAGCGCCTACTTTATCGTAA